The Rhizobium oryzihabitans genome segment GAAGGGAAAGGCAGCACCTTAACGGTCACGCTCCCGCTCGCCTACGATCCTGCCATCGTCGCGCCGAGAGCTCCGGTCGGCAATGCCGTACCCCTCGCACCCGCTGCTTCAGCAGCACCAAGTCAACCGACGGCGCTACTGCCGCGAGCGATTGTGGAGGACGACCGCGCTATGCCCTCGGACGAGCGACGAATTCTGCTTGTCGTCGAAGATGATCAGACCTTCGCGGCGATCTTGCGTGACCTCGCCCGCGAGATGGGCTTCCGCTCGCTCGTAGCAGGCACCGCCCAGGACGCCCTTAACCTCGCGCAGCAGTTCATGCCGAGCGCCATCGTCCTCGATGTTGGCTTACCCGATCAGTCCGGCCTCTCCGTCCTCGATCGTCTGAAGCGGGATGTCCGCACCCGGCATATTCCGATCCATATCGTCTCGGGCGACGACTATACGGAGACTGCCCTGTCGCTCGGGGCTGTTGGCTACATGCTGAAGCCGGTGCAGCGCGAGCAACTGGTCGAAGTGCTGCACAAGCTTGAAGCAAAGCTTACGCAAGGCGTGCGCCGTGTTCTGATCGTTGAAGACAACGAGGTTCAACGAGAGGCCGTCGCCAAGCTTCTCACGTCACACGACGTCGAGACGGTCAGCGCCGGGACAGCAGCGGAAACCTTGGCACTGCTGAAGGACCAGACATTTGATTGCATGGTTCTTGACCTTTCACTTCCGGACGCGTCGGGGTACTCGCTGCTTGAAACCATCAGCCAGGAGGACACGCATTCCTTCCCACCGGTGATCGTCTACACCGGTCGCGTGCTCGCATCCGACGAGGAGGAAAAACTTCGTCGCTATTCGAAGTCGATCATCATCAAAGGGGCAAAGTCGCCGGAGCGGCTGCTGGACGAGGTGTCGCTGTTCCTGCACCAGGTCGTCTCGGAGCTGCCGGACGAGCAGCAGAAGATGATCCGCAAGGCGCGTCACCGCGACGCCCTGCTTGAGGGACGCCGGATCCTCATTGTTGAAGACGACGTGCGTAATGTCTACGCCCTCACGAATATTCTGGAGCCCCGTGGCGCGCTCATTCAGATAGCCCGCAATGGCCAGGAGGCGCTCGACGCCCTGGAGAAATCCAGCGCCGATGACGTGTCCAAGATCGATCTGGTGCTGATGGATGTGATGATGCCGGTGATGGATGGCCTGACAGCAACGCGGGCGATCCGAAAAAATCCTGACTGGAAAAAGCTGCCGATCATCACTCTGACGGCCAAGGCGATGCCCGACGATCAGCAGCGCTGCATCGATGCCGGCGCCAACGATTATATGGCCAAACCACTCGACGTCGAAAAGCTGCTATCGCTCGTCCGCGTCTGGATGCCGCGATGAGCGAGACATTCGACAAGATCGAGGACATCGAGATCCGGCTGCTGCTGGAGGCGCTCTACGTCCGCTACCACTATGACTTCCGCAATTACGCGATGGCATCGGTGAAGCGACGCCTGCGTCAGGCCCGTGAGCAACTGGGGTTTCCGACTATTTCGGCCATCCAGGAAAGCGTCTTGCACGACGAGGCGATGCTGCCGCGGTTGCTTGGCTATCTGACCGTGCAGGTGAGCGAGATGTTTCGCGATCCGAGCTACTTTCGCGCCATTCGCGAGAAGGTGGTGCCGCATCTTAAGACCTATCCATCGCTTAAGATTTGGATCGCTGGCTGCAGCGGCGGGGAGGAACTTTATTCCTTTGTGATCCTGTTCCGCGAGGAGGGTCTGGAGGACAGGACGATCTTCTATGCCACCGATATCAACCAGGAAGCGTTGAGGATCGCCGAAGCCGGTGTCTATGATCTCGATCGCATGCAGCTCTTCACGCAAAACCACCGAGCGTCAGGCGGCAAGTCGTCTTTGTCAGATTATTACACCACCGGTTATGGCCGGGCGACATTCGACCGCAGCCTCAGGGAGCGTGTCGTTTTTTCCGACCATAGCCTTGTGACAGACGCGGTCTTCGGCGAGATGAATCTGATCTCCTGTCGCAATGTGATGATTTACTTCGATCGGCCACTTCAGGATCGGACCATCGGCCTGTTCAAGGAATCGCTCGCGCGGAAAGGCTTTTTGGGGATCGGCGCGAAGGAAAGCCTTCGGTTCTCGGCGCATGCCAATGCGTTCACAGACGTCGTTCGCGAAGAGAAGATCTACCAGAAGGCGGTCCGATGAGCACCTCCAGTCCAGAGGCTGTCGTGATCGGTACATCGGCTGGTGCCCTTGAGGCGCTATCCGTTATCCTGCCAGCGCTTCCTGCCGACTTCGGATTACCGATCATGGTGGTGGTTCATATACCTCCGGACAAACGCAGCGTTCTTGCCGAGCTCTTTGCCGCAAAATGCGCCCTTAATGTCGTTGAGGCAGAGGACAAGGTTCCGCTCGAAGCAGGGACTATCTACTTCGCGCCGCCAGACTACCATCTGCTTGTCGAAACAGACAGGTCACTTGCGCTATCCGCCGATGAGCCCGTGCTGTTTTCCCGTCCGTCGATCGATGTCCTGTTTGAATCGGCTGCAGACATTTACGGTCCCGGCCTGATTGGTATTGTTCTGACCGGCGCCAACCAGGATGGGGCTTTGGGCCTCAAAGCGATCGCCGACGCAGGCGGCATCGCAATTGTTCAGGAACCAGACACGGCGTTTCAGGACGCCATGCCAGAGGCTGCGATTAAAGCCGTTGCGAAAGCCGATATTTTGTCACTTGCTTCGATAGCTACTTATCTGCAAAAGGTTGAGCCATGAACCCCGTCAAATTTTTGCTGGTCGACGATCTCGAAGAAAACC includes the following:
- a CDS encoding CheR family methyltransferase — translated: MSETFDKIEDIEIRLLLEALYVRYHYDFRNYAMASVKRRLRQAREQLGFPTISAIQESVLHDEAMLPRLLGYLTVQVSEMFRDPSYFRAIREKVVPHLKTYPSLKIWIAGCSGGEELYSFVILFREEGLEDRTIFYATDINQEALRIAEAGVYDLDRMQLFTQNHRASGGKSSLSDYYTTGYGRATFDRSLRERVVFSDHSLVTDAVFGEMNLISCRNVMIYFDRPLQDRTIGLFKESLARKGFLGIGAKESLRFSAHANAFTDVVREEKIYQKAVR
- a CDS encoding chemotaxis protein CheB; amino-acid sequence: MSTSSPEAVVIGTSAGALEALSVILPALPADFGLPIMVVVHIPPDKRSVLAELFAAKCALNVVEAEDKVPLEAGTIYFAPPDYHLLVETDRSLALSADEPVLFSRPSIDVLFESAADIYGPGLIGIVLTGANQDGALGLKAIADAGGIAIVQEPDTAFQDAMPEAAIKAVAKADILSLASIATYLQKVEP